The DNA region CGGCCCAAGAATCCGGATGTGCGATTGACCCCGGAGCGGACGCCGGATGAGCACGCCGACGCCGTGATCGCGTTGCTCGAAAGCCGGGAGAGGTGAGCGACGAGCACGAGCTCGCCGCCCGGTTGGCGACCGAGGCGGGCGACCTGCTGCTCGATGTCCGGGAAGAACTCGCCGAGGCGACCGCCGAGGAGAGAAAAGCCGCGGGGGACAAGCGCTCCCACGACTTCCTGATGGCGGCGCTGAGCGCGGAACGCCCGGATGACGCGGTGCTTTCCGAAGAAGGTGTCGACGATCCGGTGCGGTTGGCCGCGCACCGGGTCTGGATCGTCGATCCGCTCGACGGCACGCGGGAGTTCTCCGAGTTGGGCCGGGCGGACTGGGCGGTGCATGTGGCGCTGTGGGAGCGCAACGGCACTGGCGGCGAGTTGATCGCCGGCGCCGTCGCCCTACCGGCGCAGGGGATGACCCTGGCCACGCCGACGGTTGCCGCCCCGCCCGCCGCGCCCGAGGCTCCGCGGATCGTGGTGTCGCGGACCCGTCCGCCCGCCGTGGCGCTGGAGGTTCGTGACGCGCTCAACGGAGTTCTTGTCGAAATGGGTTCCGCGGGAGCCAAAGTCGCCTCGGTCGTGCAGGGACTCTCGGATGTGTACGTGCACGCCGGCGGCCAGTACGAATGGGACTCCGCGGCCCCTGTCGCGGTCGCCCGGGCGGCCGGGCTGCACACCTCCCGCATCGACGGGTCTCCGCTGATCTACAACCAGCGCGACTCGAAGTTGCCCGACCTGATCGTCTGCCGTCCCGAGTACGCCGATGCCGTTCTGGCGGTCACCGCGCGCTGATCCGGTCGGCGACCGCGCGCCAGGATCCTGACGACGACTGTCATCACCCGCAGTAGGCTTCGGGTGTGTCTGATCTCAATACGTTGCGTGCGATGTCCGGCCTTCCCCTCGAACCGGTGGGCCTGGCCGATTCTGCCCTTGTGCTGATCGACTGCCAGAACACCTACACCCGAGGGGTGATGGAACTCGAGGGTGTGCAGGCGGCCCTCGACGAGGCCGCGGCCCTGCTCGACCGGGCGCGAACAGCGGGTATCCCCGTCATCCACATCCAGCACGATGACGGCGGCGGGCTCTATGACATCGCAGGAGAGAGCGGAGCGATCGTCGCGCAGGTCGCCCCGCGTGATGCCGAGCCGGTCGTCGTCAAGAACTATCCGAACTCGTTTGTGAAGACCGAGCTCGACGGGCTCCTCAAGACCGTCGATGCCTCGAACCTGGTGCTGGCTGGGTTCATGACACACATGTGTGTGAACTCCACCGCCCGCGGCGCCTTCAACCTGGGGTATTCGCCCACGGTGGTGGCGGCGGCGACGGCGACCCGCGCCCTGCCGGGCGTGGGGGAGGACGCGGTCCCGGCCGCGGCCATGCAGAGCGCCAGCCTCGCGGCCATGGCCGACCTGTTTGCCGTGGTGGTTGCGGGCTCGGCGGACATACCCGACTAGCCTGGGCGTATGCGGATGTCGGCCAAGGCGGAGTATGCCGTCCGGGCGATGGTCCAGCTGGCCACGGTCGACGACGGCACCGTCGTCAAGACCGACGATCTGGCGAAGGCCCAGGGCATCCCAGCGCAGTTCCTCGTCGACATCCTTTCCGACCTGCGCACCGACCGTCTGGTGCGCAGCCACCGCGGCCGCGAGGGCGGCTACGAGCTGGCGAGAGCCGCGGCCGAGATCAGCATCGCCGATGTATTGCGTTGCATCGACGGGCCGCTGGCCAGCGTTCGCGACATCGGTCTGGGCGACCTGCCGTACGCGGGTCCCACGGCGGCGTTGACCGACGTGTGGCGGGCGCTAAGGGCCAGCATGCGGTCGGTGCTCGAGCAGACCACCCTCGCCGACGTCGCTGCCGGTGCGCTCCCCGAGCACGTGTGCGTCCTGGCCGACGACTACCGCGGTCAGGAGGAAGCGCGCGGGCATTCGATCGGTTAGATGTGGGTCCAGGGAGGTAGTGGTGTTCGACTTTCGAGATCTGGCAGTTCCGGTCCTCGTCGCGCCGATGGCAGGTGGGCCGTCCACCCCTGAGTTGGTGGCTGCGGCCGCCGACGCGGGTGGCATGGGGTTCGTGCCGGCCGGTTATCTCACCGCCGAGGTGTTCGCCGAGCGGGTGCAGGCGGCGCAGCGCCTGACCACCGGACCGGTCGGTGCCAATCTTTTTGCGCCACAACCCAGTGCGGCCACCGCCGCCGCCATCACGGCTTACGCCGAGGCGCTGGCCCCGGAGGCGCACCGCTACGACGTCGCCCTCGGGGAGCCCCGCTTCGACGATGACGACTGGGAGGCCAAGCTCGAGGTGCTGCTGGACCTGCGGCCTGCAGTCGCGTCGTTCACGTTCGGTCTGCCGAGTGCCGACGAACGGCGTCGGCTCACCGACGCGGGGATCACCACCGTCGGCACGGTGACGTCGGTGGCCGAGGCCGAACTCGCGGTCGGGTGCGGCGTCGACGTCGTGGTCGCGCAGGGCCCGTCGGCGGGTGGGCACCGCGGCACGTTCGACCCGACCGCATCCCCCGCAGAGGAACCGTTGGACGACCTGCTGGCCTCGATCGTCGCAGGCTTCGACATCCCCGTCATCGCTGCGGGCGGATTGATGAACGCCGGTGATGTGCGACGGGTGTTGGATGCGGGGGCGGTTGCCGCACAACTCGGGACAGCGTTTTTACTCGCCGACGAGGCCGGCAGCAGCGTGGTGCATCGCAGCGCACTGCAGGATCCGCGTTTCACCGAAACCGCTGTCACCCGGTCATTCTCGGGTCGGTACGCGCGCGGACTCCGCAACCGGTTCATCGACGACCACGACGCCGAGGCGCCGTTCGGTTATCCCGAGCTGCACTACCTGACCAGCCCGGTGCGCGCCGCCTCGGTACGGGCCGGTGATCCGCAGGCCGTCAACGTCTGGGCGGGCACGGGGTTTCGGCAGGCCGAGGCCGCCCCGGTGGCGGCGATCATCGAGAAGCTGACAAAGCGCAGTCGATGATCAGGCTGACCCGGCGGGAGTTCACGCTGGGTCTCGGCGCGACCGTGATGGTGCCGCTGCTTGGTTCCTGCAGCGAACCACGGCCACCCTCGGCGCAGAGTGTGGTGGTTGTCGGAGCGGGAATGGCGGGGCTGGCTGCAGCGCGTCGGCTGACCGACGCCGGAGTCGCGGTGACGGTGCTGGAGGCTCGCAGCCGGATCGGCGGTCGGACCTGGACCGATACCTCGCTCGGTGTGCCCGTCGACCTCGGTGCGGCGTGGCTGCACGGCACCGACGGCAACCCGCTGATGGCGCTAGCCGACGAGATCGGGGCCCGGACCGTGGAGACCGACTTCGAGAATGCCGTGGTGTTCGCCGACGGAACTCCGGTGGCCCCCGCCGTCGTCGAAGCAGCATTGGGCGGCTGGCCGAAGATCATGGACGAGATCTACGATGCGGCCGGGGATGCCGGACCCACCGAGACGGTGGCCGACGCTTTGGCGTCGCGAGTGGATCTCGACGATCCGCTCATGCAGTGGTGTGTGGCGTCCACCATCGAAGCCGAGTATGCCGCCGGCCCCGCCGAACTCTCGCTCCGATGGTTCGGCAGCGAAGGCCAACTCGGTGGTCCAGACGTGATCCTGCCCGGAGGTTATGTACAGCTGGTCGATCATCTTGCACGCGGACTGAAGGTCACGCTGAATGCCGATGTCACCCGAATCGCGTATGGCGACACAGGGGTTCGCGTGGACACCTCACAGGGTGTCTTCGAGGGCGATCGGGTGATCGTCACCGTCCCGCTGGGGGTGCTCAAGGCCGACGTCATCGCCTTCGACCCGCCGCTGCCGGGCGCCAAGCGCCAGGCGATACAGCGGCTCGGGTTCGGGCTTCTCGACAAGGTCGTGCTCAGCTTCGACGAGTCCTTCTGGCCGACCGATCGGGACATGATCGGCATCTCCGGCCGCGATCAACCGGTATCAGACTTGGTCAACGGCCTGCGTTTCACCGACTCCCCGCTGTTGGTGGGCCTGCGGGGAGGGGCGAATGCGCGGGTGCGCGAGGCGCAGTCGGATGAGGAAACGGTCGGGCAGGTGCTCGCGACATTGCGCGCCCCTCAGCCCACCGGCGCGCTCGTCACCCGGTGGGCGGCCGATCCGTTCGCAAGGGGGTCGTACAGCTTCCTCGCCGTCGGGTCGAGTCCGGACGACCAGCGAGCGCTCGCTGAACCGGTGGGTGACCAGCTCGGGTTCGCGGGCGAGGCGACGCACGAAAGTTCTCCGCCACCGTGCACGGCGCCTACCTGAGCGGTCTGCGGGAGGCAGAGCGGATTCTCGGCGCAAATTAGGTAGTGCACTACTGCATTCGGATAGGCCGGCGCCGTCCCACCATTAGCCCATGACGAAGCTGGGGGAGCGTGCGGTCGTTCTGGGAGCGAGCATGGCGGGGCTGTTCGCGGCGAGAGTGCTGGCCGATCGGTTCGAGACGGTCACAGTGGTCGAGCGTGACGTGTTGCTCGACGAACCCGCCAATCGGCGCGGAGTACCGCAGGGCAGGCACGTCCATGTGCTGCTGGCCCGCGGCGCCCAGACCCTGGAGGAGTTCTTCCCGTCCATCCTCGACGAATTGGTCGCCGACGGCGCACCTGTGTGGAACGACGGGAAACTCTCGAGGTTCTATCTGTCCTACAGCGGCCACGTCACCGACCGCACCGGTACGTTCGTCGGCGATCACAAGGCCGTGGCGATGTACATGGCCAGCAGGCCGTTCCTGGAGTGCCACGTCCGACGGCGCCTGACGGAGCTGGACAACGTGACGATCGTGGACGGTCACGATGTGGTCGGACTGACTGCGACGCCGGATCGTGGCCGCGTCAACGGCGTTCGCGTGACTGACCGCGGCGACGGGGCGGAACGGGAGTTGACGGCCGATCTGGTCATGGATGCGATGGGGCGCGCCGCGCATACCCCCGCGTTCCTGGAGAACCTCGGATACGGGCGCCCCACCGAGGACCACGTCGTCATGCACATGAGCTACGTCAGCCAAGCTCTGCGGATCCCGCCTGGCACCTTGGACGAGATGATGGCCATCATCGGCCCCGCCGCGGGCCGACCGACCGGGATGTTCCTCTTCGGCTACGAGAACGACACGTGGATCTTCACGGTCTTCGGGATGGTCGGCCACGAGCCGCCCCGCGATCTGGACGGCATGCTGTCCTTCGCTCAGGACTACAGCCCTCCGCATCTGCTGGCTGCGGTACGCGCCGGCGAACCACTCGCTGCACCGGTGCAGCACCGGATGCCGTCCAGTCAGTGGCGACGCTACGACACGATGCGACGGTTCCCTGACGGCCTGCTCGTCACCGGCGACGCCATCTGCAGTTTCGACCCGATCTACGGGCAGGGGATGTCGGTGGCGGCATTGGATGCGTTGGCTCTACGTGACTGTCTCCGGCGCGGTGTGACCGACCTGCCCCGCCGCTACTTCCGCACCGCTGCGAAGTCGATCGCTGTGCCGTGGCAGCTGGCGGCGGCATCTGATCTGGAGTTTCCGCAGGTGCAGGGTCGCCGTACACCGGTGATGCGCGTGACGAACCGATTCGCCAACTGGGTGCTCACCGCCGCCGAAACCGATTCCCTTGTCGGCGGCCAGTTCTTCAGGGTCACCGGCCTGCTCGATCCCCCGACACGTCTGCTCAACCCGTCGTTCCTTTGGCGGGTCGCTAGGGCCAATCGCCGGTGTGCGTCGGCGAGTCACGCCGACGATTCGACACCGATAGCGGAGATGTTGTCGGATTGACGGCTAACCATGACGGTCGTTCTGGTGCATGGCAATCCGGAGACTGAGGCGTTGTGAACCGCGCCGCTGAACCACTTCTGGGAAACGCTCGGCTAATCCAGCGTTTCGACGATCACGTCGCCGGTCTCCGACCGTGCGTTGACCACTGATGCGGCGTCCTCACTCTCGCGGGTCTGCGGCACCCGCACGACCGTCGTGCCCCACTCCTGCCCGGTGGTGGCATTGACGACGAACGGGCCCGGTGCGGGCAGCGCGAGCTCGATGTCACCGTTGCCCGTCTGCGCGTCCACCGTCGGCGGGGCCTGCGTGAACTCGACATCGACATCTCCTGTGGTGGTGACCGCGCGGAACGACTCGGACACCGCGACGGGTCTGCGGGATGTGACGTCGCCGTGCTCAGTGGTGATGTCGACGTGGCGCGCCGCGCCGTTCAGCACGACGGTGCCGTCGACCGATCGCGCGATCAGTTGGTCGATATCGGCCTGGGCGATCACCACACCCATCTGTTGCTGGGTGGTCACCGTCAATCGGCGTGCCAGCTCCGGAGGGAGCACCAGCGTGACCTCCGAGGCCCGGCCCCAATCCAGGAACGGAGAGGTTTCGGCGTCGATCGTCACCCGCGCCGTCATGTCGTCGGTGCTGACCGACAGCGGGTCTGAGCCGGCGCGGGTGGAGTTGACCATCCGCATGTCCACCCGGGGTTCGCGAACGTCGCGATCGCTGGTGATGCGGATGGCCACCGGAACCGAACCGGTGTCGACCGCGACCGAGCGCAGGGTGCTCGGCAGTGTCTGCGAGTCGGTGACGACCCGGAAGGAGCTGACACCCCACGCGAGCGTCGTCAGCGACACGACGACCCCGGTGATCAGGACAGCGGCGGCGACGACCAGCATCACGCGGACGGCGGTTCGTCCGCCCGGCGACAACGGGGGCGGCGGTGCCGGTGGTGATGGGGGAGCCGGGGGTGGGGCGATGATCGTCACGTCAGAGTCCTTTCAGTACTTCAGGATTCGAGGTACCGCAGCACGGCGAGGACCCGGCGGTTCTCGCTCTCGTCCGGTGCGAGGTTCAGTTTGGTGAAGATGGATGCGATGTGTTTCTCGGCGGACCCGACCGACATGTGCAGAGCTACGGCGATGGCGGAATTGGTCTTGCCTTCGGCCATCAGTTGGAGCACGTCGTGTTCGCGTATGGTCAGCGCGTCGAGGGTGTTGCGTCGATGGGAGCGGGCGAGGATCTGGGACACCACCTCGGGGTCGAGGACGGTACCGCCCGCCCCGACCACACCCACGGCATCGAGGAACGCGGGGACGTCGGCGACCCGGTCCTTCAGCAGATAGCCGAAACCTCTTGTGTCCGAGGCGATCAGATCGGCTGCGTACCGCTCTTCGACGTAGTGGGACAGCACCAGCACGGGTGACTCCGGGTTCTGGCTGCGCAGTAGTGCCGCTGCCCTGATGCCCTCGTCGGTGAAGGTCGGTGGCATCCGCACGTCCAGGATCGCCAGATCGGGTTGCTTGTCGTTGACCAGGCGCAACAGGTTCGTGGCATCGGGTACGCCGGCGACCACCTCGTGGCCGGCGTCGGTGAGGATGCGCTCGATCCCGGCACGCAGCAGCGCCGAATCCTCGGCGATCACTATCCGCATGGCAGCACCGCGGTGACGATGGTGGGTCCGGTGGCCGGGCTGGAAACCGCGAACGTGCCCCGGGCGGCGCGCACCCGTTCGTCGAGGCCGCGCAGTCCGGTGGCATCGACGTTGGTGTCGTCCACGATCCATGCACCTCCGTGGCCGTCGTCGAACACCGTGACGTGCAACTGATTCGCGGGTTCCTCGAGTCGTACGGTGACCGCGGCGTGCGAGGCGCCGGCGTGGCGCGTGACGTTCGTCAGCGCCTCGGCGACAACAAAGTACGCGCATGCCTCGACTTCGTCGGGCAGTCGGCGCGGCAGGTGCACACTCAGCGTCGTCGGCACCCCGGAGTTCACCGCGCGCTGCACCACCGAGGACAGTGCGGCGTCGAGGCCGCGGTCCGACAGGATGGTCGGCGCGATGCCGCGCACCACATTTCGGAGCTCCACCAGGGCACTCTTGGCGTCCTCGTGGGCCTCGGTGATCAAGGCTTTCGCGGCAGGCAGGTCGGTGTCGAGCTTGGTCTGAGCCAGGCCGATCGTCATCGCCAACGACACCAGCCTCGGCTGGACGCTGTCGTGCAGGTCGCGTTCGATGCGGTGCCGTTCGGTCTGCGCGGACGTCACCGCACCCTGACGGGCATCGGCGAGTGCACTGACCTGATATTGCAGTTCGGCGGTCGGCGACGGGGACAACAGCCAGCGGTCGATGGTCGCGTCGAGCGCGGGTGCGAAGACCAGCAACGCGGCGGCCGCGGCCAGCGCCACCGCAGCCAACAGCCAGGCCACCGGCGTGGGCAGGAACGACAGCCCGGCCTCGGCGTCACTGTTGCCGATGGCGATCGCCGCCGCCGGTGCCAGGAACCCGAACGCGAGTAGCGCCAGAGCCAGACCGGTGACCAGGACGTCGTAGGTCATCCGGAGGTAGTGGTGGGCCACCGACTTCCAGAACCGGGCGCTGCTGACGTCCAGCCAGAGCTGATGGGCCCAGCGCTGAAAGCCGGTGTAGTGCGAAAGCTTCCGCGGCGGGCTGCCGATGCCCATGCCGAACACCGCTTCGCTGCGTACCCGCTCGATGCGGTCGACCCCGCGGATCAGGTAGATGAAGACCACCCCGGCCACCAGGAAGCCGACGATGCTCGGGATCGACGAGATGCCGATGATCAGGATTGCCAACGGGATCCAGAACCACACCGTCGCCAGAGCACCGCCGGTGATCATGGACGCGCTCGGCACGAGCCCGATCGCGCGGGTGCGCGGCGGCGGATCGGTGGGTGGCTGCGCGACGCCGGAACCCGGATCGGTCACGGCATCCATGTCGGTCACTGCGGTCATGGACTCCAACCTAGGGACCTGCGCGGGCGCGCGACACAGCGTTTTCCCCAGATTCCAGCGGGGGATAACCCCCGGACGAGTCGCGGTGGCCATACTGACTCCATGACCGGCGACCGGCCCAACCCTCTCGGTTACCTCGGGCCCAATTGGTTCGCCTCGGTGATGGGCACGGGCATCGTCGCCACGGCCGGCGCGACGCTGCCGGTACACGTCCCGGGATTGCGGACGTTCGCACTGGTGGTCTGGGTGGCCTCGGCGGTCTGGTTGGTGCTGCTCATCGTCGCGATGATCGCCCACTGGGTGCGTAACCCCACGGTGGCCCGCAGTCACGCCCGCAACCCGCAGATGGCGCACTTCTACGGGGCCGCTCCGATGGCCCTGCTGACCGTCGGTGCCGGGGCACTGCTGGTCGGTCACGACCTGATCGGCGACCGTGCCGCGGTGAACCTGGCCTGGGTGTTGTGGACCGCAGGGACCGTCGGCGGCCTGTTCACCGCGATGAGCATCCCTTTCATGATGTTCACCCAGTACCGCGTTGAACCCGACGCCGCGTTCGGCGGGTGGCTGATGCCGGTGGTGCCGCCGATGGTATCGGCCGCGACGGGCGCGATGCTGATCCCGCACATGGCGCCGGGAACCGGCCGCACCACGATGTTCTACGGCTGCTTCGCGATGTTCGGGCTGTCGCTGATCGCGTCATTGATCATCATCACCATCATCTGGAGTCGGTTGGCGCACTTCGGCACATCAGGAACCGCGCGGGTGCCCACACTGTGGATCGTTCTCGGGCCGCTGGGCCAATCGATCACCGTCGCAGGTCTTCTCGCCACCGATGCGGCCCTCGCCGTCGACCAGCAGCTCGCCGACGGGATGAGCATCTTCGCGATTCTGTACGGGGTTCCGGTGTGGGGATTCGCCGTGCTGTGGATCGGGTTGGCCACCGCGTTGACCGTGCGGACCCTGCGCCGCGGGATGCCGTTCGCGCTGACCTGGTGGAGCCTGACGTTCCCGGTCGGCACGTTCGTCACCGGGACGACGCAGTTGGCTGTGCACACCGGTCTGCCGGCATTCCGGATCGCCGCGGCGATCGCTTACGTCGGGTTGCTGGGTACCTGGTGTCTGGTCGGGGTGCGTACCTTCGGCGGTGGCATGAGGGGCGGCCTGTTCGCGCCACCGGCAGCCGATCCGATCCGGGCGCAGAAGGACCCGCCCGCCGCGGATCCGGCGCGCTGATGCCCCACTGCGGTCGGTAGCCGCGCCCTGTTCGCCCGGCGTGCCAGAATCGCCGACGTGGATATCGGAATGACGATGCCGGTGATGGAGCCCAACCTCGACGCCGCAATGCTGAAGTCGTGGGCGCTGCTCGTCGACAGCGGCCCGTTCTCCTCGCTGTGCTGGGGCGAGCGGATGGCGTTCGACAACCCCGAGAGCCTGACGCTTCTCGGGGCCTTGGGCGCCTGGACCGACCGGGTCCAGCTGGTGACCACGGTGATCATCCCGCAGTTGCACGACCCGGTGATGCTGGCCAAGGCGCTGGCCACCGGCGACATGCTCAGCGGCGGCCGGCTCACCGTCGGGGTCGGCGTGGGTGGGCGCCACGAGGACTACGTCGCCGCCGGCGCGGATCCCGCAACCCAGACGATGCGCGAGATGGCCGAGCGGGTGGCCGTGATGAAACGTGTATGGGCCGGTGAGAAGGTGACCGACTCGACGCTGCCGGTGGGCCCACCGCCGGTACAGACGGGTGGTCCGAAGCTGATGGTGGGCACGCTGGGGCCCAAGACGACGCGCCATGCCGCCGCGTGGGCCGACGGGCTCGCCGGCACCACCCTGGATCTGGACACCGACCAACAGAACGAACTGTTCGACATCGCCCGGGATGCCTGGCGGCAGGCGGGTAAGGGCGCACCGCACCTGGCGACATCGTTCTGGTTCGCGATCGGCGACGGCGACGAACCACGCGCACAGGTGCATCGCCACCTCCGTCGCTATATGAACTGGATTCCCGCGGAGTTCGTCGATGCGATGGCGCCGACCACCGGCTGGGCCGGCACCGAAGACGAACTGCACGCGGTGCTGCAAAGCTTCGCCGACATCGGCACCGACGAGGTACACCTGATCCCGACGAGTTCGGACATCGACCAGGTGCGCCGGGTCGCCGACGTGGTTCGAGACTTCGGCTGAGTCGCGGTGGCATGCTCTGGGTATGGGGACTGACAGAGCCTTGCCGCCGATCGTTTCGCGCGCCGAATGGGAGAGCGCCCGCGCCGACTTGCTGGTCCGTGAGAAGGAACTCTTCCGGCTGAAAGACTCGGTCAGTGCTGCCCGTCGCCGGCTACCGATGGTGCAGATCGAGACGCCGTACCTGTTCGACACCGAGTCGGGCCCGGTGACGCTGCCGGATCTCTTCGACGGCCGCAGTCAGCTGATCATGCAGCACTTCATGTTCGGGTCCGACTGGGATGAAGGCTGCTCGGGCTGTTCGATGATGGCCGACCACATCGGCCCGCTGGCTCACCTGCACGCCAAAGACACCTCGTTCGTGATGGTGTCGCACGCCCCGGTGGGCAAGCTGATCGCGTTCAAGGACCGGATGGGCTGGGACCTGCCGTGGGTGTCGTCGGGGCGCACGACGTTCAACGAGGACTTCCACGCCACGGTCGACGGCGAGGAACACCATTCGATCAGCGTTTTCCTACGAGACGGTGACCGGGTGTTCCACACCTGGCAGACGTTCAACCGCGGCGAGGAACCGTTCATGCTGGTGTTCGACCTGCTCGACCTGACCCCGTATGGCCGTCAGGAGACCTGGGAGAACTCGCCCGAGGGTTGGCCGCAGCAGCCGCCCTACGAGTGGATGCGGTTGCACGACGCCTACTGAATGCGACCGCCGTCCGAGGGATGTCTGCGCGGCTTCCGCACCACGAAGGTGCCCCCGGCCAGCCGGTCGTGGAACCCTTGACGGGTGGGGCTGTTGCTGATCGACACACCGATGGCGATGTAGCCGCCGAGCGTGATCACGGCCAACACCGCGTCAACGGCGGCGATGCCGGTCAGCGAACCGAAATAGAGCAATGTCTGCGGGCAATTGCGGATCACCGCTGCCCGGAAGGAAGGTCGACTCCGCCCGTTGGGGTCGACAACACGAAGTTTGCACAGCAGCATGCCAGGCGAGGCGCCGAGCCCGGACTGCCAAGCACCAAACCAGAGGAGCAAGATC from Mycobacterium sp. DL includes:
- a CDS encoding RDD family protein, which translates into the protein MTIVSFLVSVPVAFVLEVFSPGTIGDWTTSYDAVDAGWTGWAIYVVGSAILLLWFGAWQSGLGASPGMLLCKLRVVDPNGRSRPSFRAAVIRNCPQTLLYFGSLTGIAAVDAVLAVITLGGYIAIGVSISNSPTRQGFHDRLAGGTFVVRKPRRHPSDGGRIQ